The Cardinium endosymbiont cEper1 of Encarsia pergandiella nucleotide sequence GTATTCAATAAAACCCTATAAAGGTCATCATCGCGTTGTTGCAGAGTCGCTAAGAGTGCCGTACTACTTTCTATTTTTTTTTGTACGAAATCGTAATAGGCCTTAAGTTTTTCATTGTCTTGCCACAGTGCTGCTTCCTTGGGAGAAGGAACATGATCTTGATAATACCGCACCATACCAACGGCCAACAATACCGAGAAAAATAAAAAAGCAAAAGTACGTAAAATAAAAGTTGATACAGACGGGCGCACAGGCTCATAGCTGCAAGTAGCAGGGTTATAATAATACTTGGTTTTAAGCATAAAAAATATATAATGATAAAATATATAGACCCACGCTATTTGAATTTAAAAAAAACTACTAAGAGAATCAACTATTATTGGGTTTTAAAAGGGCAGTAGGAGGGGACATGACAGACTATTATCAGCGGGTGCAATATAAAAAAGCGGCTTTCTAAAACCAAATTAGAAAGCCGCGAAAAAAAGAATTAAAAATACTATTTTACTTCTTCAAATTCTGCATCTGTCACATTGCCACTGTCTTCATTACCATTTTTTTGCTCCATAGTAGGATCAGATGGTTTTTGAGTAGCCTGCGATTTTTGGTAGGCTCTAACCTTTACCTCTTCCCAAATTAGGTTAAGCGGTTCTAATGCACGATCAATAGCCTCTATATCTTTTGTTGCATGTGCCTTTTTCAAATCCGCTAAAGCAGATTCTATCTGCTTTTTATCTGCTTCTTCTACTTTATCACCCAATTCCTTGAGTTCTTTTTCTACTTTAAATATAAATAAATCTGCTTGGTTTATTTTATCTATTTGCTCTTTTTCTGCTTTATCTGCCGCTTCGTTGCGTTCTGCTTCTTCTTTCATCCGTTTGATTTCATCTTCGGTTAAACCAGATGAAGCTTCAATGCGAATTTTTTGTTCTTTTCCCGTTCCTTGATCCTTGGCTGAAACATGTAATATACCATTCGCATCTACATCAAAAGCAACTTCTATTTTTGGGACACCCTTGGGAGCAGGTTGTATATCAGATAAATGAAACTGGCCAATAGTGCGGTTGTGCTTGGCCATAGGTCTATTGCCTTGTAACACATGTACCGTAACGGAGGATTGATCGTCTGAAGCAGTAGAGAAAACTTCTGATTTTTTTGTCGGAATAGTAGTATTGGCTTCAATCAATTTCGTAAAAACACCCCCTAAAGTTTCAATACCTAGTGATAGTGGAATCACATCCAGCAATACAACATCCTTTACTTCTCCTGTTAAGACCCCTCCTTGGATAGCGGCCCCTACGGCTACCACTTCATCAGGATTCACACCTTTAGAAGGTTTTTTACCAAAAAAACGGGCTACTTCTTCTTGAATTTTTGGTATACGGGTAGAGCCACCCACTAAAATAACCTCATGAATTTTATTTTGTGGATCAGCAATGTCGCCAAAAGCATCTTTTAAAGCTTGCCTACAAGGGGCAAGTGTACGTTTTACCAGGTCATCTACCAGTTTTTCAAACTGCGCCCTAGATAGTTGCTTTACCAAGTGTTTAGGGACCCCATCAATAGCTGTAATGTAGGGTAGATTGATCTCTGTAGTGGTTGCACTGGAAAGTTCTATTTTGGCTTTTTCAGCAGCCTCTCTGAGGCGCTGTAGCGCAGTTGGGTCTTTTCTTAGATCAACCCCTTCTTCTGTTTGAAAATTATCTGCTAGCCAATCAGTTATTTTTTGGTCAAAGTCATCTCCACCTAAATGGATATCGCCATTGGTAGATTTAACCTCAAAAACGCCATCACCTAGCTCTAGGATAGAAATATCAAAAGTACCCCCCCCTAAGTCAAATACTGCAATGGTGATATCCTTATTTTTTTTGTCCAAGCCATAAGCCAAAGCAGCAGCCGTTGGTTCATTAATAATTCGTTTTACCGTCAAACCGGCTATTTCTCCTGCCTCTTTAGTAGCTTGCCGTTCTGCATCGTTGAAATAGGCAGGAACGGTAATAACTGCCTCTGTAACCGTTGTGCCTAGGTAATCTTCTGCAGAACTTTTCATCTTTTGCAAGATAATAGCGGAAATTTCTTGCGGTGTATAGAGGCGATCACCAATCCGCACACGGACGGTATTGTTGGCTCCGCTTTCTACCTTATAAGCCACTTCATTCAGCTCATTGGCCACACTACTGTATCCCTTACCCATAAAACGCTTGATGGAGCTTATGGTATTGTGTGGATTGATGATGGCCTGACGTTTGGCAGGATCACCTACTTTGCGTTCACCCTGTCCACTATTTAAAAAAGCTACTACCGATGGAGTAGTTCTTTTTCCTTCATTATTAGGAATGACCACTGGCTCGTTGCCTTCCATAACGGCAACACAGGAGTTAGTGGTTCCTAAATCGATTCCAATTATTTTTCCCATGTCTAATTTCTATTTTGTTTGTATTGGACCATGCGCTCTATATCGAGCTACTTATTTAGCTTCATTTAGATTGGGATCCTACAAAGTCCATGCCAAATCCATTAGTTTGTAGCAAATTGTGTCAAAATGACATAATTTGCGTATACATACTACTTTCAAAATGATGGCGTACTATTCTCTAAAGCTTTTGCGGTACCGTTCTGGGTGGTTGATAATATCTCTGGCTTGTTCCAACATTTCGGTTGCATACCCCTGATCTGCTAGTATATCAATCGCAATCGTTTGGTTTGAAGCACCAGGGATTACTTTATAGGTGTAGTGAATTTTTCCATTTTTGCCTATAGATTTGATAAACACTTTATAGTTCTTAAATCCTTTTTGGGGTTCACGTTGTTGTAAAAGCATGACCACTGGATAGTGGGTCGCTACTATATTAAAAGCATTGCTATATTGGGCAATATAATTTAATACAGAATATTCTGCTGCTGCCCCCTCTACTGGATTGGTGCCACTAAAAGGTTCATCAAAAATAGTAAAACTAAATTCCTCTTTTTTTAACTGTTTTAATAATTTTAAATGAGACTGAAAACGATCTACTTCTGCCATAAAGAGTGATTTACCCGCAGCAATGTCATCGGTAATCTCTATATAGGTATTGATTTTGCTAAATGGGGTCAATTCACAGGATTTAGCTGGCGTAATACCAAATGTTTGGCTTAACACAACCGCTGTAGCCACACCTGTTAAAAAGGTAGATTTACCACCTGCATTGGGACCGGTAACAATAACATTACATGTATTATTTAGCGCATCCATAGTCAGATCATTCCCAACCGCTGTAGTAGGGGTAAGCATCGGGTTCCACATTTCAACAAGTGCCAATCGAGGTTTTGTATAGGCTTTAGGTGGTAACAATTTGGCAAATGTATAGCGATGTGGCCCATTTAGCGCAGCTGTTTCCTCTATAAGGGTGGCGATAGAGACAAAAGCATCTAATTCCCCTAAGGCATACATGGCATCATGTAAAACAGCCTTATGGGCTAGAAAAAGCTTGTAACTGGCCAATAGCTTTCCGGCATGATTCCGGAGATAGGACCAAGAACGGAGGGGCAACTCCTCTAGATAACGCAATAAATTCCCTACTTCAGAGGATTCGTTTAGATGGGCCAATAGCCTGTTAATGGGTTCAAGGTTTAGGCCATAGTGTGCTGCTAAAGTAGGATTTTGCTGTACCAATGTATCGATCTTTTTAGCCGTTATCAAAAAGTTTTGTACATCTGCCATACGTAAAGCAAGGTGGTGCAACACGCCTGCATATTCTTTGTAGTTGCGATATCCTTTGTAATATTGATAGAAGGAATGTATGGTATATAATATAGTCGGAACATAAAGTACAGCACTAAGATCATGAGTACTACCACCTGCTTGTTTAAGTTCTTGAATTCCTATGTAGGTATGGTATATATTATATACAGGTAGCCAGTTTAGGTACAGCTTTGAGAATAAGTTCCTACTGGTATGAGGAGGTATAAATTGATAGAATATTCCTGCAATAGGCAGCCCTATTAGAGGATACCAAATATAATTACTATAAATGTTCCAAATATCTCGGAGCCATATTTTTTTGGTTTGCAATGCAGTAGCCGATTTATTTGAAGCAGCAGAACCGGTATAAAAGAGTCTGGTCAAATATTTGTCATATTCTTTGGGATAGAGCGGGTCTGTTTCAGTCCAAAAAGATAACATTGCTTTTTCAGATGGTTGGTAATGTTGCAACGCACTTTTTAAATCATTGTAAAGTGGTCTGTCTTGGCACAACAAAGCTACAAACTGCTGCCGTTTTGTAAGGGATTCCAGATCCGCAATAGGTGCGCCTATTAGTGAAGCAAGCGCCCCCTCTCCTAAAACTGTAAGGGTCTTATTGATTCTAGATAAAAAATGATAATCTGGTGCAGTAGTGGTCCCATAAAAAAGATGCAAATCATTCCAACCATATGGGTTGAATAAGCTTTGCTGATAGCGCTTCTGATAGTAACTACTTTTGGCAAAAATTTCATTGAATACTACATCCCGCTCTGCTCTTGGTGAAAGATGGATTTGGGTAATATCTATATTCGATGCTTTGGCTTCTTTAATTTGATTGGCCTTTGGAAAAGGCTTTACGGATTCAGAGAATGATTTTAAATAGTGATCCGCCAATTGGGTAGCCATCGAGGGAGCCTCTTCAACAGCTATAGCAAAAGTTGGTAAACAAAATAAAAAGGATAAATATGAAATAATACGCATAAAAATTAAGAAAAAGAAAATAGCGTGCATGTATTCACTTTAATCAGTTGGTATAAAGCGAAGACAACTGCAACAACCTTATGTAAAAAACGCACATAGATGCTAAATCTAGTTTAACAAAACTATGAAATATACATAAATTTTTACTAAATTAGGGTTAGAAACAAAATTTTTG carries:
- the dnaK gene encoding molecular chaperone DnaK — protein: MGKIIGIDLGTTNSCVAVMEGNEPVVIPNNEGKRTTPSVVAFLNSGQGERKVGDPAKRQAIINPHNTISSIKRFMGKGYSSVANELNEVAYKVESGANNTVRVRIGDRLYTPQEISAIILQKMKSSAEDYLGTTVTEAVITVPAYFNDAERQATKEAGEIAGLTVKRIINEPTAAALAYGLDKKNKDITIAVFDLGGGTFDISILELGDGVFEVKSTNGDIHLGGDDFDQKITDWLADNFQTEEGVDLRKDPTALQRLREAAEKAKIELSSATTTEINLPYITAIDGVPKHLVKQLSRAQFEKLVDDLVKRTLAPCRQALKDAFGDIADPQNKIHEVILVGGSTRIPKIQEEVARFFGKKPSKGVNPDEVVAVGAAIQGGVLTGEVKDVVLLDVIPLSLGIETLGGVFTKLIEANTTIPTKKSEVFSTASDDQSSVTVHVLQGNRPMAKHNRTIGQFHLSDIQPAPKGVPKIEVAFDVDANGILHVSAKDQGTGKEQKIRIEASSGLTEDEIKRMKEEAERNEAADKAEKEQIDKINQADLFIFKVEKELKELGDKVEEADKKQIESALADLKKAHATKDIEAIDRALEPLNLIWEEVKVRAYQKSQATQKPSDPTMEQKNGNEDSGNVTDAEFEEVK
- a CDS encoding MutS-related protein; the encoded protein is MRIISYLSFLFCLPTFAIAVEEAPSMATQLADHYLKSFSESVKPFPKANQIKEAKASNIDITQIHLSPRAERDVVFNEIFAKSSYYQKRYQQSLFNPYGWNDLHLFYGTTTAPDYHFLSRINKTLTVLGEGALASLIGAPIADLESLTKRQQFVALLCQDRPLYNDLKSALQHYQPSEKAMLSFWTETDPLYPKEYDKYLTRLFYTGSAASNKSATALQTKKIWLRDIWNIYSNYIWYPLIGLPIAGIFYQFIPPHTSRNLFSKLYLNWLPVYNIYHTYIGIQELKQAGGSTHDLSAVLYVPTILYTIHSFYQYYKGYRNYKEYAGVLHHLALRMADVQNFLITAKKIDTLVQQNPTLAAHYGLNLEPINRLLAHLNESSEVGNLLRYLEELPLRSWSYLRNHAGKLLASYKLFLAHKAVLHDAMYALGELDAFVSIATLIEETAALNGPHRYTFAKLLPPKAYTKPRLALVEMWNPMLTPTTAVGNDLTMDALNNTCNVIVTGPNAGGKSTFLTGVATAVVLSQTFGITPAKSCELTPFSKINTYIEITDDIAAGKSLFMAEVDRFQSHLKLLKQLKKEEFSFTIFDEPFSGTNPVEGAAAEYSVLNYIAQYSNAFNIVATHYPVVMLLQQREPQKGFKNYKVFIKSIGKNGKIHYTYKVIPGASNQTIAIDILADQGYATEMLEQARDIINHPERYRKSFRE